Genomic DNA from Bifidobacterium sp. ESL0769:
GAAAAGCTGCTTGGCATGTTCCTGGATGCTCATCACCTGATAGTCGTTGGCTTTGACCGCCTCGATGGCGAGCAGGACCGCAGAAAACTCGGTGATGGTCGTGAACTGCGGAACGTCGGCAATCACAGCCGAGGCACGGATGGCGTAGCCGTCGGAACGGGAGCCGCGCGTGCTCGGGGTGTTCAAGACCATGTTGATCTCACCATCCTCGATCATCTCGACCGGATTCTTGCCGATGACGTCGTCGCCGTAGCGCTCGCGAAGCTGGCGCTTCTCATCCTCGGTGGCGTTGAGCTTGCTGACCACCTTGGAATCGATGCCGTAGCGGCGCAGCACAGAAGCCGTGCCATCGGTGGCGCACAAGGTGAAGCCGAGTTCATGCAGACGCGTGGCGATCAACGGCAGCTGTCGTTTGTCAGTGTCGGAAACCGAAAGGAATACGTTGCCGTGCGTCGGCAGACCACCTTCGTAGGCGGCGAGCTGGGACTTGGCGAACGCGTGCGGGAAGTCGCGGTCGAAGCCCATGACCTCGCCGGTCGAGTGCATTTCCGGGCCGAGCAGCGTGTCAACGGACTTGCCGGCCTCGGTGCGGAAGCGCTTGAACGGCAGAACGGATTCCTTGACAGCGACCTGCTGGCCCGGGCGAATGGTACCGCCGTCGCCCTTGGGCAGCAGCAAGCCACGCTTGCGCTGGTCGGCGATGGTCTCCCCGACCATGATGCGGGCCGCGGCCTTGGCCAGCGCCACGCCGGTCGCCTTGGAGGCGAAGGGAATGGTGCGAGAGGCGCGCGGATTGGCCTCGATGACGTAGAGCGTGTTGGACATGTAGGCGAATTGGACATTCATCACGCCACGCACGCCGCAGCCCTCAGCTATCGCAAGCGTCGCTTTGCGCAGGCGCTGGATCTGGTCATCAGAAAGCGTGGAGGGTGGCAGGGTGCAGGCCGCGTCGCCGGAATGGACACCAGCCTCTTCGACGTGCTCCATAATGCCACCGATGTAAAGTTCCTTGCCGTCGTAAAGCGCATCGACGTCTATTTCGATGGCATCCTGAAGGAACTTGTCGATCAGCAGCGGCGAAGGCAGACGGCCGGAAACCACCGTGTCAGCCTTGGCCTGGTCAAGGGCGCGATCGACGTATTTCTCGAGCTGGGCATCGTCATAGACGATTTCCATGCCACGACCGCCAAGCACGTAGCTCGGGCGCACCAGCACCGGATAACCGATGGAATGGGCGGCTTCCAAGGCCTCATCGATATTAAGCGCAGTGCCATAACGCGGGGCATTGAGCTTTTCACGGCGCAACACTTCACCGAAGAGCTCACGGTTTTCGGCCAAATCGATGGACTCAGGCGAAGTGCCAAGAATCGGAACGCCGGCGGCCTTCAAACGTGCAGCCAGTGAAAGCGGGGTCTGACCGCCGAGCTGAACGATGACGCCCTTGATGGGGCCAAGCTTCTTTTCGGCCTCGTAAATCTCCATGACGTCTTCGAACGTGAGCGGCTCGAAGTAGAGCCTGTCGGACATGTCGTAATCCGTAGAGACAGTTTCGGGGTTGCAATTGACCATGATCGTGTCATAGTCCTTGCCAAGCTCCTGAACCGCGTGTACGCAGGTGTAGTCGAATTCGATACCCTGACCGATACGATTGGGACCGGAGCCCAGGATGATGACAGCCTCGCGCTTACGTGGCTTGAGCTCGGATTCGTCGGCGTAGCAGGAATAGTAATATGGCGTGACCGCATCGAATTCCGCTGCACAGGTGTCGACGGTCTTATAGACAGGGCGCAGACCGTAGTTGTGGCGCAACTCGCGGATGGTGTTCTCTCCTTCGTCGCCCAAGTGACGCAAGTGGGCGATCTGCAGGTCGGAAAGTCCGGCCAGCTTGGCCTTCTTCAGGAGCTTCGGAGAAAGGATTTCCGTAAAGCGCACTTCCATCGCGGTCTGGTTGATGAGCGCGAACTGCTTCAGGAACCACGGGTCGATCTTGGTGGCATCGTAAAGCTGTTCGAGCGTTGCTCCACCCCAAAGCGCACGCTGCACCTGTAGATAGCGGTTTTCGGTTGGTGTACGCATGTCTTCGAGCAGCTGGTCAACCTCAGCTCGGTCGGGCTTGGTGCCGTCCCAGCTGAAGCCCATATGCCGCTTGTCGATGGAACGCATGGCCTTGCCCAGCGACTCCTGGAAGTTGCCGCCGAGAGCCATCGCTTCCCCGACCGACTTCATCGAAGTGGTCAACGTCGGGTCGGCGCCCGGGAACTTCTCGAAGGTGAAACGCGGCACCTTGGTGACCACGTAGTCGATGGTCGGTTCGAAGCATGCCGGTGTGGACTGGGTGATGTCGTTGCGAATCTCGTCCAGGCTGTAGCCGAGCGCAAGTTTCGTGGCAATCTTGGCAATCGGGAAACCGGTGGCCTTCGAGGCCAGGGCCGAGGAACGGGAGACGCGCGGGTTCATTTCGATGACGATGATGCGGCCGTTCTTCGGGTTGACGGCGAACTGGATATTGCAGCCGCCGGTGTCGACGCCGACGCCACGGATGATGGCGATGCCGATGTCGCGCATGCGCTGGTACTCGCGGTCGGTCAGGGTGAAGGTCGGGGCCACGGTGATGGAATCGCCGGTGTGCACGCCTACCGGGTCGACGTTCTCGATCGGGCAGACGACCACGACGTTGTCGTTGCGGTCGCGCATGAGCTCGAGCTCGTATTCCTTCCAGCCTTCGATGCCCTCTTCGATCAGGACCTCGTTGGTCGGTGAATAGTGGATGCCTGCGCCGGCGATACGGTGCAGCTCCTCCTCGTTATGCGCGATGCCGGAGCCGAGGCCGCCCATAGTGAAGCTGGGGCGGACGACGACCGGGAAGCCAAGCTTGGCGACGATGGCATCGACTTCCTCAAGGGTATGGGCCACGTCGCTTCGTGCGGACTCGCCACCAACAGATTCCACGACCTGCTTGAACTGTTCGCGGTCTTCGCCGCGGTCGATGGCTTCGAGCGAGGCACCAATGAGTTCGACGTGGTATTTATCAAGGACGCCGGCCTTGCCCAACGCTTCGGCGGCATTCAGCGCAGTCTGACCACCGAGCGTCGGCAGTAGAGCGTCCGGACGCTCTTTAGCGATGATGCGTTCAAGAATCGGCACATCAATCGGCTCGATGTAAGTGGCATCGGCCATTTCAGGATCGGTCATGA
This window encodes:
- the carB gene encoding carbamoyl-phosphate synthase large subunit — protein: MPKRQDIKSVMVIGSGPIVIGQAAEFDYSGTQACRVLREEGIRVILVNSNPATIMTDPEMADATYIEPIDVPILERIIAKERPDALLPTLGGQTALNAAEALGKAGVLDKYHVELIGASLEAIDRGEDREQFKQVVESVGGESARSDVAHTLEEVDAIVAKLGFPVVVRPSFTMGGLGSGIAHNEEELHRIAGAGIHYSPTNEVLIEEGIEGWKEYELELMRDRNDNVVVVCPIENVDPVGVHTGDSITVAPTFTLTDREYQRMRDIGIAIIRGVGVDTGGCNIQFAVNPKNGRIIVIEMNPRVSRSSALASKATGFPIAKIATKLALGYSLDEIRNDITQSTPACFEPTIDYVVTKVPRFTFEKFPGADPTLTTSMKSVGEAMALGGNFQESLGKAMRSIDKRHMGFSWDGTKPDRAEVDQLLEDMRTPTENRYLQVQRALWGGATLEQLYDATKIDPWFLKQFALINQTAMEVRFTEILSPKLLKKAKLAGLSDLQIAHLRHLGDEGENTIRELRHNYGLRPVYKTVDTCAAEFDAVTPYYYSCYADESELKPRKREAVIILGSGPNRIGQGIEFDYTCVHAVQELGKDYDTIMVNCNPETVSTDYDMSDRLYFEPLTFEDVMEIYEAEKKLGPIKGVIVQLGGQTPLSLAARLKAAGVPILGTSPESIDLAENRELFGEVLRREKLNAPRYGTALNIDEALEAAHSIGYPVLVRPSYVLGGRGMEIVYDDAQLEKYVDRALDQAKADTVVSGRLPSPLLIDKFLQDAIEIDVDALYDGKELYIGGIMEHVEEAGVHSGDAACTLPPSTLSDDQIQRLRKATLAIAEGCGVRGVMNVQFAYMSNTLYVIEANPRASRTIPFASKATGVALAKAAARIMVGETIADQRKRGLLLPKGDGGTIRPGQQVAVKESVLPFKRFRTEAGKSVDTLLGPEMHSTGEVMGFDRDFPHAFAKSQLAAYEGGLPTHGNVFLSVSDTDKRQLPLIATRLHELGFTLCATDGTASVLRRYGIDSKVVSKLNATEDEKRQLRERYGDDVIGKNPVEMIEDGEINMVLNTPSTRGSRSDGYAIRASAVIADVPQFTTITEFSAVLLAIEAVKANDYQVMSIQEHAKQLFASEME